CATTCCGCCTTGGTTTGTAACGGCAATGCGCCAAACCATTGCTTCCTTAATTTTATTAGTCTTTTTACTAAAGAAAAACCAGTTAAAATGGATTGGTTGGCCAGCTTTAAGAAGGCAAATTTTACTGTCGTCTTTAATGATTGTTATTGCAAATGGATTAACAACCGTTGCTGAGCAAAGTATTCCTAGCGGACTAACTTCCTTATTAAATGCTTTAAATCCGATTGTGGTTTTTATTGGTTGTGTAATTATTGGTTTGCAAAAATTAACCATAAAAGGCGTTGTAGGTGTAGTGATTGGCTTTTTAGGCGTAGCTTTTATTTTTAGAGATGGTTTAAGTGATTTGCTAGACCCAAATTATAAAACTGGTATTATGTTTTTGGCAATTGCTATTTTGGGTTGGGCTATCGGAACAATTTATACTAAAAAATATACGCAACAAACTTCAAATATTTTCCTCGATTTATTTTACCAGTTTGTGTTTTCTGCAGTAGTGCAACTGGTTTTTGCATTTACATTTTCAGATAAAATTGAGCCAAGTACATGGAGTTTAGAAAGTTTATTAGCTGTAGTTTATTTAGGTGTCTTTGGCTCTGTAATTGGGTATTTCTGCTATAATTATTCACTTAAAAAGGTTTCAGCAACAAAGGTTTCTATCCTTTCCTATTTTAACACCGTTATCGCTATATTTTTAGGTTGGTTAATTTTAGATGAAGTTATCACCTATGAATTATTAATCGCTACAGCCTTAATTATTTTGGGTGTTTTTATAACAAACTACAAGGGAAGACAG
The sequence above is drawn from the Pedobacter frigiditerrae genome and encodes:
- a CDS encoding DMT family transporter, whose amino-acid sequence is MNTKTDFKLIGALLAVAIVWGTTYLGIRVAVHTIPPWFVTAMRQTIASLILLVFLLKKNQLKWIGWPALRRQILLSSLMIVIANGLTTVAEQSIPSGLTSLLNALNPIVVFIGCVIIGLQKLTIKGVVGVVIGFLGVAFIFRDGLSDLLDPNYKTGIMFLAIAILGWAIGTIYTKKYTQQTSNIFLDLFYQFVFSAVVQLVFAFTFSDKIEPSTWSLESLLAVVYLGVFGSVIGYFCYNYSLKKVSATKVSILSYFNTVIAIFLGWLILDEVITYELLIATALIILGVFITNYKGRQKEIV